The genomic interval GCGAGCGAAGGAGCTGTTTTGGCCACCACCAACGGAGATAACACTACAGGTGTTTTGGTATCTGTGAACTGTGAAACCGACTTCGTTGCGAAAAATGAAGGGTTTGTTGAATTGGCAACCAGCATTTTGAATGTTGCTTTGGCCAACACTCCAGATACTAAAGATGCATTGTTGGCACTTTCTTTCGACGACACCATGACTGTTGGAGAGAAATTGACCGAGCAGACCGGTGTTATCGGTGAGAAAATCGAAGTTTCTGCATACGAGAAATTGGATGCTCCGTTTGTAGCCGCGTACATCCACGCTGGAAACAAATTGGCGAGCTTGGTAGGATTGAGCGGAGTTCCTTCTGCTGACGATGCAGGGAAAAACGTAGCAATGCAAGTTGCCGCGATGAGCCCGATCGCAGTAGACAAGGACGGTGTTGATCAAGCGACCATCGACCGCGAGCTGGAAGTGGGTCGAGACTTGGCACGTCAAGAAGGAAAGCCAGAGGAAATGCTCGATCGCATTGCTCAAGGCCGCTTAGGTAAATTCTTTAAGGAGAACACCTTGATGTCCCAAGCCTTCATCAAAGAAAGCAAGCAAAGTGTTGCGGATTATTTGAACTCCGTGGACAAAGGTTTGACTGCAACTGCATTCAAGCGCGTTGGCCTCGGCGGTTAATTCGCCCACCACAACCTTTAAAGGAGAGACTTAGTTCTCTCCTTTTTTTTGCTCTAACTTTACCCAAACAACTGCACGAGATGAAATACAAAAGAATTCTACTGAAACTGAGCGGAGAGGCCCTCATGGGGGACAATAGTTACGGCATTGATCCCAAGCGCATCAGTGCGTACGCTGAAGACATTAAGAAAGTTGTTGAAGCGGGAGTTGAGGTCGCCATTGTGCTCGGTGGAGGAAACATCTTCCGCGGACTTGGCGCATCGGACCAAGGGATTGACCGAGTACAGGGAGACCACATGGGTATGTTGGCTACGGTCATCAACGGATTGGCCATGCAGTCTGTGCTGGAAGGAATGGGCGTACAAACGCGCCTCCAGTCAGCCATTGAGATGGACAAGGTAGCCGAGCCGTTTATTCGACGCCGCGCCGTTCGCCACTTGGAAAAAGGACGTATTGTTATTTTCGGAGGTGGTACGGGCAATCCATATTTTACAACGGACACGGCAGCAACCCTGCGCGCCGTAGAAATTGAGGCAGATGTGATTTTGAAAGGAACGCGCGTTGACGGTATCTATTCAGCCGACCCGGAGAAGGATAAAAATGCTGTGCGCTATCAGAATTTGACCTTTAAGGACGTTTACGAAAAAGGATTGAACGTCATGGACATGACGGCCTTTACACTGAGCAAAGAGAACCACCTGCCCATCATCGTATTCGACATGAATACAGCCGGGAACTTGGAGAAAGTTGTCCGAGGGGAGAACGTTGGAACTCTAGTTGAGAACTAGAATTTGATATCTTAGGCCACCCGAAAAAGCAGAAGGAGATGAACGAAGAACTCGATTTAATCTACGACACCACTCGCGAGTCCATGGACAAGAGCATTGTCCACTTGGAAAAAGAGCTATTGAAAATTCGCGCCGGCCGTGCAAACCCCAGCATGCTCAGCTCCATCAAGGTGGATTACTACGGCACAGAAACGCCCCTTTCTCAGGTGGCCAACATCAACACCCCTGATGCGCGTACGCTGACCGTACAACCTTGGGAAAAGCAGATGATTCCAGAGATCGAAAAAGCCATTATCAATGGCAACCTCGGTTTCAATCCCCAAAACAATGGTGAGTCCGTGATCATCAACATTCCACCTCTAACGGAAGAGCGACGTAAAGACTTAGTCAAGCAAGCTCGCGCTGAGGCGGAGCATGCCAAAGTGGGGATTCGGAATGCGCGAAAAGAAGCGAATGACGAGATCAAGAACTTGCAAAACGATGGCCTTTCAGAAGATTTGGCCAAAGATGCAGAAGCCGAAGTTCAAGGCATTACCAATGCCTACAACACCAAGGTCGACAACCATCTCGAGCGTAAGGAAGCAGAAATAATGCACGTTTAACGCCTTGTGTTGTAACAATTTTGCCAAAGCGCCGTCTTAACGATAGGCGCTTTTTTTATTTTGATGCGATGAAACCTCTACTCACCTTCCTCCTAATCGCTTTGACCTACTCCTTGTCTGCGCAGCAAATGGCTGCCTACGTGGTCGACGACGAATCCAACGAACGACTTGCTTTCGTTCACATCACCTTCGATGATACTCGACGTGGAACCGTAACCGATATCGACGGTCGCTTTTGGTTGGACGAGCCCCTTCCCAAGACCCTGACCCTCTCCTTTGTCGGATACGAAACTAAAACCGTCTCTGTACCACAAGACCTCAGCGGAAAGAAGCCTTTCATCGTAAGGATGACCGCAGAGAACTTTCTCATCAACGAGGTCGAACTGGTCGCCAACGAAAATCCAGCGCACCGCATTGTCCGGAAGGCGGTAGACTTCAAGGATGAAAACAAACCGACCAATTACCCCTCCTTCTCCTATGACTCTTATTCCAAGTTTTTAATCACCCTCGATCTCGATTCACTGGAGGTTCCTGAGGTCCCCTTGACCCGAGAAGACAGCAGTAATTTAGAGGTGAAAGAGTTTTCCGAAAAGCAGCACCTCTTCATTATGGAGAACATCAGTGAGCGGCAATACATCAAAGGGAAAAGAGATAACGAGCGGGTGATCGCGTCTCGCATTTCCGGACTGCAAAGCCCTAATTTTGTGGTGCTCGCCAACGAGTTCCAGAGCTTTAGCTTCTACGACGACTACATTACCGTTCTCGGGGATGACTACCTCAACCCCATCGCAAAGGGGTCCATCAAGCGCTATGTTTACGAGCTTCAAGACACCATTTATACGGCTCAAGGAGATAGCGTTTTCGTGATCGCTTACCAACCCTCCGTACGGGCCAATATCATTGGTCTCAAAGGGGTGGTATACATCAATTCTGACAAGTACGCCATCTCCAATGTGATTGCGGAACCCGCTCTAGAGAATACCGAATTCCCCATCAAAATCCAGCAAATGTACGAGCGGGTAGATGGCGAACATTGGTTTCCAACTCAACTGAACACGGACATTGTGCCACCCATTGAAGCGAACGGAATTGTCCCCAAAGCCATTGGGCGGAGTTACTTGATGGACATCAAAATCAATCCAGACCTCGAAAAGCGGAAGATTCCGAACACGGCAGTCACTTTGGAAGGAAAAGCGGGCAAACGCGATGACGAATTCTGGGCTCCTTACCGCATCGACAGTAATTTGACCGACAAAGAGCAGGAGACCTATAGGGTGCTCGACTCCATTGGAAAGGCAGAAAATATCGATACCAAGCTGAAGGCCTTTCAGTCCATCCTAACCGGACGTTGGCCTATTGGCCCCATCAGTCTGGATCTGGACCGCATCATCCAAGTAAACAGCTACGAAGCCGTTCGGCTCGGCTTAGGTGTGCACACCAACGAAAAATTCAGTGACCGCTTCACCGTCGGTGGCTTTTGGGGATGGGGTTTCCGCGACGGCGCCGCTAAATACGGGTTTGACGGGGAGTATACCCTCAGCAAAGCCAAGGATCTCAAAATTGGGTATGACTACTCGTATGATACGCCCGAGTCGGGAGGAGTTCCTTTCTACGTCGAAGGGCGGAAACTGCTCATCAACGACTATCGCGCCCTGACCATCCGACAGGTCGATATCGCCTCTCGCCACAACGCCTATGTGGCCGTACGCCCACTGAGTAATATGAAAATGCGACTCTTTGGACAATGGGAACGCCGCATTACAGTGGGGGATTACCAATACCTCGGGGACGTCACCGATTCCACCAGCGGATCGCGTGCCTTTAACTATACCGAAGCGGGGGTTTCCATTCAATGGGCGCCAAAAGACCGCTACATGCAAACCCAATTCGGGTACGTCACCATCGACAAAACCTATCCCATTTACACCTTGCAAGTTGCGCGGGGTCTGGAGGGAGTTTGGGGCAGTGACTTCGACTATTGGCGCGTCGATGCCAAATTGGAGCAGCGCTGGCGCATCCGTCATTTAGGCGATTTATACCTCACCCTTACGGGTGGATGGGCCGGTGGCGATCTTCCCTACTCTCGCCTCTATGCCGGCTGGTATAATGGGCCCAACTTCGCCAGCGACAACAACTCATTCGAAACCATGCAGCGAAACGAATTCCTCAGCGATCGCTACGCACAAATTATTCTCCGACACAACTTCGGCCGCATGTTTAAGAAAGAGGACAACAACGCCGCCTTTTGGATTGTCACCAAGGCAGCCTGGGGAGATGCGGAGAATCCGGAGCGTCACTTGAATATCGGGAATCAGACCATGGACCAGGGCTTTTTTGAATCTGGAGTGGAATTTACCCAGCTCTTCAACAACCTCGGTTTCGGAGCTTACTACAGATACGGTCCATACGGGAAGTCAGACTTTTGGGAGAACTGGGCCCTGCGGCTGAATTACCGTTTTTTCTGGCAGGAATAATCCGTACTTTCGTACGTTCCAAACTGAAGGAGTTCCCAATCCATGTGGACGTTCATCGCTCGCATCATTCTGCGTAACAGAATTACCCTACTTGTCGCCATTGGGCTGATTACAGCCTTTATGGGATACCAAGCGCAATTTGTCCAAATGGACTACGAATACGCGCGCCTATTGCCCAAGGACGACACCACCAACGTGGGCTATGAGAACTTCAAGGATATATTCGGCGACGAGGGAAACATCATCGTCGTGGGTATCCAAGACCCCAACCTTCGGGAATATCAAAACTTCAAGCAGTGGAATGACCTCGCCGATACTTTGGCCGAACAGCCCGGTGTCACCGGTACGCTCATTCTAGCAGATGCCCTCATCATTGAACGGAACGACAGCCTTCAGGCCTTTGACGTTCACCCAGTGATGCCCGAATTCCCCAAGGATCAAGCAGAACTCGATTCCCTGCGCGAAGTGCTCTTGAACCTGCCCTTTTACCGAGGCATTCTCTACAACCCTGAGACCGGCGCTACGCTGATGGCCATCTCTCTGGAGAAGGACATCCTCAACGACAAAGCACGGGTTCGGGTGGTGAACAACCTCCGGAGAATTATTGCAGACTTCACCGAACAAACTGGCCTGGAAACCCACACCTCCGGCTTCCCTTATATCCGAACGGTCAACGCCGAAAAAGTCCAGGATGAAATCTTGATGTTTGTCTTGATGGCCCTCTTGGTCACGGCACTCATCCTCTACCTCTTTTTCCGATCCTTCCGAGCTATGCTCTTCAGCATGGTCGTTGTGGTGGTTGCCGTGGTCTGGTCCATGGGATTTATCGTCCTGTTCGGCTTCAAGGTATCGCTACTTACGGCGCTTATTCCGCCGCTCATTATTGTGATCGGGGTGCCTAACTGCATCTTCCTGTTGAACAAGTACCATCAGGAGTACGTGAAGCACGGCAATCAGGTAAAAGCGCTGAGTCGGGTGATTCACAAGATTGGGAACGCCACTTTGATGACCAATGCGACTACCGCTTCCGGTTTCGCGACCTTCATTCTTACGAGCAGCAGAGTGCTCGTTGAATTCGGTATTCTGGCATCGGTCAACATCATGGCTGTTTTTGTCCTTTCCCTCCTATTGATTCCCATTATCTTCAGTTTTGCGAAACCACCAAAAACGCGCCATGTCCAGCATTTAGAGCGCCAGTGGATTAACAAAGTTGTGGACTGGATGCTGATCCGGGTTCAATACAAGCGCACCAGTATTTACGTCACCACGGCGATTTTGATCACCGCGGGAATCTTCGGAATGCTGCGCATGCGCAAGACTGGAAACTTGGCTGAAGACCTGCCTCAAGACGCCAAGCTCTACCAGGACTTGGTCTTTTTTGAGGAGAACTTCAATGGAGTCCTTCCCTTCGAGATCATGATCGACACCAAGCGCCCCAATGGCGTGACTTCGCTCACCACCATGAAGCGTATGGATGCCTTGCAGGGAGTTATGTCCGAGAAGTCCGAGCTCAGCCGTTCTCTTTCCATTGTTGACTTGGCTAAGTTCTCCAAACAAGCCTTCTACGGAGGAGATACGAACTTCTACACCCTGCCCAACTCGCAGGACAAAAACTTCATTTTCTCGTACGTCAATCGCTCCAACACCGAAGCCAGTTCCGTCAAGATGCTGGTGGACTCGACCGGACGCTACGCGCGTATTTCCGCCAATATCGCGGATATCGGGACTCGCGAGATGGATTCACTCAAGCGAAACCTGCGACCTCAAATCGACAGCCTTTTCAACCCGGACCGATACGATGTGACCATGACGGGAACTTCGGTGGTCTTCATCATGGGAACCAACTACCTCGTGAAGAACCTAGTGGTTTCCCTGGCGCTGGCTATTTTCTTGATCGCCTTATTTATGGCCTGGATGTTCCGCTCGGCCCGTATGGTGATTGTGTCTCTGATCCCGAACTTGATCCCTCTACTCTTGACAGCGGCCATGATGGGCTACTTCAACATTCCCATCAAGCCTTCCACGATCTTGGTCTTCTCCATTGCCTTTGGTATTTCGGTAGACGACACCATCCATTTCTTGGCCAAATACCGACAAGAACTCAAGGTGCGCCAATGGGACATCAAGGAAAGTGTATTACAAGCCCTTCGCGAGACAGGCGTGAGTATGACCTACACCTCCATCGTGTTGTTCTTTGGTTTCAGCATTTTCATGGCATCCCAGTTCGGCGGAACCAAGGCCTTAGGTATGCTCGTGTCGCTCACTCTCTTGATTGCCATGCTGGCCAACTTGCTGTTGCTGCCCAGTCTGCTCTTGACCTTGCAGAAGAGAATCACGACCAGAACCTTCCAAGAGCCATTAATTGATATCTTAGATGAGGAAGAGGACATCGATCTCGATGAACTCGTCGTTCGCAAGGAAGAAGAATCCGAAAACAACACGACCTCATGAAAGGAATTGTACTCGCCGGAGGCGCCGGCACCCGACTCCATCCCTTGACCCTTGCTGTGAGCAAGCAGTTGATGCCCATTTTTGACAAGCCGATGATTTACTATCCGCTGTCGACCTTGATGATGGCCGGGATCAAAGACATTCTTATCATTTCCACCCCGCAGGATCTACCCCGATTTGAACACCTACTGGGCGATGGATCACGCATTGGATGCAACTTCAGCTACCAAGTCCAAGAAGTCCCCAATGGACTGGCTCAGGCCTTTGTACTCGGCGAAGAATTCATCGGAGATGATTCAGCGGCCCTTGTATTGGGAGACAACATCTTCTACGGAGCGCGCATGGGTAAATTACTGGTGGAACACCACGATCCCGATGGAGGGGTGGTCTTTGCCTACCATGTTTCAGATCCCGAGCGCTACGGTGTGGTGGAATTCGACGACCAACAAAATGTCATTTCCATCGAAGAAAAGCCCGTTCAGCCCAAGAGTAACTTCGCGGTGCCTGGACTGTACTTCTACGACAACGACGTAGTGGAAATCGCCAAGAACCTCGAGCCATCGGCCCGTGGGGAATACGAAATCACCGACATCAACAAGATTTACCTAGAGCGCGGAAAACTTCAGGTGGGTATTCTCGACCGCGGAACAGCATGGCTCGATACGGGAACCTTCCCGAGCTTGATGCAAGCCGGCCAGTTCGTTCAAGTGATCGAAGAACGCCAAGGCCTCAAAGTCGGCTGTATCGAAGAAATTGCTTGGCGCAATGGCTTCATTGACGACGCCCAGCTCAAAGAGATCGCACAGCCCTTGATGAAAAGCGGCTACGGACAGTACCTCATTCAGTTGTTAAACCGCGATTTCTGATGCACGAACGCGTCGTTGCCCTCCAGTCCTACTTTGCTGAAAACCTTCAAAAAAACGCCGTGACGGGCGACCCTCGTGAGCTGTACGAGCCCATGAGCTACATCCTGTCCTTAGGCGGCAAACGCCTTCGCCCGGTGATGGTCTTGCTCGGAAGCGAACTCTTTGAAGGCTCGGCTGACGAGGCCCTTCCCGCCGCATTGGCCGTAGAATGGTTCCACAACTTCAGTCTCTTGCACGACGACATCATGGACGAGGCGCCTTTGCGGCGCGGCCAGGCCACAGTTCACGAAAAGTGGAACGCCAATATTGCCATCTTGAGCGGCGATGCCATGCTCGTGAAGTGTTATGATTTTCTTTTGGGCCTACGGCCCGATGTCCAAGCGAGCGTCATGGCCCTTTTCAACCGCACGGCTATCGAAGTCTGCGAAGGACAGCAGCTGGACATGAATTTTGAATCGCGGACCGATGTCACGGTGGACGAGTACCTCCACATGATCGAATACAAGACCTCGGTATTGCTCGCGGCCGCTTTAGAAATGGGAGCACTGATTGCGGGTGCTTCCGCGGAGGATGCTGAGCACCTCTACCAATTTGGTCGCAACATCGGCATTGCCTTTCAACTTCAAGACGACTTTTTGGACGTCTATGGCGATCAGGCAAAAGTGGGCAAGCAAGTGGCCGGAGACATCCTCTGCGACAAAAAAACCTACCTCTGGCTCACGGCTGAAGCCCAAGCCAGCGAGGAGCAACGCGCTCTATTGCACTCCTACATTGGGGTGAATGATCGGGATGAGGAAAAAATCTCAGCCGTTCGGGGCCTTTACGACACCCTGGAGATTCCTGCTCAAGTTCGTGCGAAAATGGATGAGTTTTACGAACTTGGTATGAAACACCTCGAGGAGGTCCGTGTACCATCGAGCCGTAAGGCTCCGCTTATTGGGCTCGCGGAAAGCCTCATGCAACGCGAACACTAATGTCACTTCCACTTGAGTACGAAAAGTACCGCCGGCAGATCTCCTTTCTGCGCCGGACGGTAGAACAGATTCAGAAGGATTTCCAGATTTTCGACTTCGATATTCGGTTTAGCGGAGACAGCGAAGCCGCATACGATGAGCTATTTGCGCAAATCCGGCCCATCGTTGACGATCTCCTAAACAATGATCCAGAGCGTTTTATGAGTCTGCTGTACCGCATCGACCTCGATGAAAAGGAAATGCGGAGAGCGGCCAGCGAACACGCTGATTTCCTAGAATTCATCTGCCACAAGATCCTGGAGCGCGAGCTTCAAAAGGTTGTTTTACGGGAGCATTTCAAAAATGCTCAAAACAGTGAGGGCTCCTTTGATAGCCGAATATCTGATGGCTGAAGCACGGCGAACCTTGGTCCCTGATATTTGTTCTTTTCGGAAACGAGCTCATTCTGTAGATTTCGTACTTTTGAACACTCAATCCGACAGGTAGGACACATGGACCGATATTCCTTTTTAGGAGCTGCCCACACCCAATTCATCGATCATCTTTACGAGCAATATTTGGAATCGCCGGACTCGGTAGAGCCCAGTTGGCGTGCCTTTTTCCAGGGCTACGATTTTGCTCAAGAAAGCTATAACGGTTCCGCAGGCGATTACGCAGCGGATCAAGTTACTTCTGGCGTCGCCGCACAGCACGTCGAAAGGGAATTTCGCGTACTCAAGCTGATTGAAGGCTATCGTACACGCGGGCACTTGTTCACCAAGACCAACCCCGTTCGTGAACGACGCAAGTACGTCCCTACTCTTGAGCTGAAGAACTTCGACCTTTCGGATTCAGATCTTGACAGCGTTTTTCAAGCAGGAAGTGAAATTGGGCTGGGAGCCACGACCTTGAAGGATATTGTAAACCACCTAGAGCAGGTCTACTGCCAATCCATCGGGGTGGAGTACATGTACATCCGCGACCCTGAAGAACGTCGCTGGATACAGAACTGGCTTCAAAAAGACTACAACACGCCAAAATTTTCCAAGAAGCAGAAGATGGAGATCCTCACCAAGCTGACCGAAGCGGTAGCTTTTGAAGGTTTCTTGCACCGGAAATTTGTCGGTCAGAAGCGCTTTAGCTTGGAAGGAGCAGAAGCATTGATTCCCGCCCTAGACGCCGCCATTGAGCGCGGTGCGCACCTTGGAGTGGAGGAATTTGTGGTCGGGATGGCCCACCGTGGCCGTCTAAATGTATTGGCCAATGTGTTTGGCAAGACCTACACCCAAATTTTTAGTGAATTTGAGAGCAAGGATTTCGAAGATGAGCTCTTTGACGGTGACGTAAAATACCACTTAGGCTATACCTCGAATCATCAAACTGAAATGGGTAAAGAGGTGCTCTTGAATTTGAGCCCGAACCCCTCGCACTTGGAAGCGGTTGACCCGGTCGTTGAAGGTATGGCGCGTGCCAAGATCAACAATGACTGGAACGAAGACACGCAAAAAGTAGCACCCATCCTCATTCATGGGGATGCGGCCATCGCCGGTCAAGGCGTGGTCTATGAGGTAATACAAATGGCTAAACTCGACGGATATAAAACCGGAGGGTCGGTCCACATTGTCGCCAACAACCAGGTGGGATTCACCACCAACTACATCGACGGTCGTTCGAGTACCTACTGTACGGATGTGGCCAAGGTTACCTTGAGTCCTGTACTACACGTGAATGGCGATGATGTAGAAGCTGTGGTTCACGCCATGATCTTTGCCATGGACTACCGCCAGCAATTCCACAAGGATGTCTTCATCGACCTGTTGGGTTATCGGAAATACGGGCACAACGAAGGAGATGAGCCGCGTTTTACGCAGCCCAACCTGTACAAGATCATCGCCAAGCACCCGAATCCGCGCAAGATTTACACGGATAAACTCATCGCCGAAGGAACCCTCGACCAAGCGACGCTAAAGCAAATTGACGAGGAGTTCAAGAAGCAGCTCGAAGGGGATTTTGACGAGTCCAAGAAAATCGAGAAGAACAAGATTACGCCATTTATGGAGCAGGTGTGGGAGCCCTACACCTTTGCCAACAACGTGGAGCAGATGTTCGCCGATGTAGACACTACCTACGACCTGGACAAACTGCGTGAATTGGGGCGGGCCATCAGCCAAGTCCCCGAAGGCAAAAACCTGTACAAGAAAATGGTCAAGGTCTTGGGCGATCGTCGCAAGATGATCGAAGAGACCAATAACCTCGATTGGGGAATGGCCGAACTGTTGGCCTATTCCACACTTTTGACCGAAGGGCACAACGTCCGAATTTCCGGTCAAGACGTCGAGCGCGGAACCTTCTCGCACCGTCATGCCATCATGAAGGTGGAAGAGTCCGAAGAAGAAGTGTGTTTGCTCAATGAGTTGGGCGTGGATCAAGGACGATTCGCCATCTACAACTCATTGCTCAGCGAATACGCAGTCATGGGATTTGACTACGGCTACTCCCTAGCTGCACCGGAAACCTTGGTTATCTGGGAAGCACAGTTTGGAGACTTCTCCAACGGTGCACAAATCATGATCGATCAGTTCATCAGCGCAGCGGAAGACAAGTGGAAAAACCGCAGCGGTATGGTCCTCTTCTTGCCTCACGGATATGAAGGACAGGGAGCGGAACACAGTTCTGCGCGATTGGAGCGCTACTTGCAGCT from Cryomorphaceae bacterium carries:
- a CDS encoding elongation factor Ts; its protein translation is MANITAADVNKLRKQTGAGMMDCKKALVEAEGDFDAAIDILRKKGQKVAAKRADREASEGAVLATTNGDNTTGVLVSVNCETDFVAKNEGFVELATSILNVALANTPDTKDALLALSFDDTMTVGEKLTEQTGVIGEKIEVSAYEKLDAPFVAAYIHAGNKLASLVGLSGVPSADDAGKNVAMQVAAMSPIAVDKDGVDQATIDRELEVGRDLARQEGKPEEMLDRIAQGRLGKFFKENTLMSQAFIKESKQSVADYLNSVDKGLTATAFKRVGLGG
- a CDS encoding UMP kinase, with amino-acid sequence MKYKRILLKLSGEALMGDNSYGIDPKRISAYAEDIKKVVEAGVEVAIVLGGGNIFRGLGASDQGIDRVQGDHMGMLATVINGLAMQSVLEGMGVQTRLQSAIEMDKVAEPFIRRRAVRHLEKGRIVIFGGGTGNPYFTTDTAATLRAVEIEADVILKGTRVDGIYSADPEKDKNAVRYQNLTFKDVYEKGLNVMDMTAFTLSKENHLPIIVFDMNTAGNLEKVVRGENVGTLVEN
- the frr gene encoding ribosome recycling factor — protein: MNEELDLIYDTTRESMDKSIVHLEKELLKIRAGRANPSMLSSIKVDYYGTETPLSQVANINTPDARTLTVQPWEKQMIPEIEKAIINGNLGFNPQNNGESVIINIPPLTEERRKDLVKQARAEAEHAKVGIRNARKEANDEIKNLQNDGLSEDLAKDAEAEVQGITNAYNTKVDNHLERKEAEIMHV
- a CDS encoding carboxypeptidase-like regulatory domain-containing protein, which codes for MKPLLTFLLIALTYSLSAQQMAAYVVDDESNERLAFVHITFDDTRRGTVTDIDGRFWLDEPLPKTLTLSFVGYETKTVSVPQDLSGKKPFIVRMTAENFLINEVELVANENPAHRIVRKAVDFKDENKPTNYPSFSYDSYSKFLITLDLDSLEVPEVPLTREDSSNLEVKEFSEKQHLFIMENISERQYIKGKRDNERVIASRISGLQSPNFVVLANEFQSFSFYDDYITVLGDDYLNPIAKGSIKRYVYELQDTIYTAQGDSVFVIAYQPSVRANIIGLKGVVYINSDKYAISNVIAEPALENTEFPIKIQQMYERVDGEHWFPTQLNTDIVPPIEANGIVPKAIGRSYLMDIKINPDLEKRKIPNTAVTLEGKAGKRDDEFWAPYRIDSNLTDKEQETYRVLDSIGKAENIDTKLKAFQSILTGRWPIGPISLDLDRIIQVNSYEAVRLGLGVHTNEKFSDRFTVGGFWGWGFRDGAAKYGFDGEYTLSKAKDLKIGYDYSYDTPESGGVPFYVEGRKLLINDYRALTIRQVDIASRHNAYVAVRPLSNMKMRLFGQWERRITVGDYQYLGDVTDSTSGSRAFNYTEAGVSIQWAPKDRYMQTQFGYVTIDKTYPIYTLQVARGLEGVWGSDFDYWRVDAKLEQRWRIRHLGDLYLTLTGGWAGGDLPYSRLYAGWYNGPNFASDNNSFETMQRNEFLSDRYAQIILRHNFGRMFKKEDNNAAFWIVTKAAWGDAENPERHLNIGNQTMDQGFFESGVEFTQLFNNLGFGAYYRYGPYGKSDFWENWALRLNYRFFWQE
- a CDS encoding MMPL family transporter, which translates into the protein MWTFIARIILRNRITLLVAIGLITAFMGYQAQFVQMDYEYARLLPKDDTTNVGYENFKDIFGDEGNIIVVGIQDPNLREYQNFKQWNDLADTLAEQPGVTGTLILADALIIERNDSLQAFDVHPVMPEFPKDQAELDSLREVLLNLPFYRGILYNPETGATLMAISLEKDILNDKARVRVVNNLRRIIADFTEQTGLETHTSGFPYIRTVNAEKVQDEILMFVLMALLVTALILYLFFRSFRAMLFSMVVVVVAVVWSMGFIVLFGFKVSLLTALIPPLIIVIGVPNCIFLLNKYHQEYVKHGNQVKALSRVIHKIGNATLMTNATTASGFATFILTSSRVLVEFGILASVNIMAVFVLSLLLIPIIFSFAKPPKTRHVQHLERQWINKVVDWMLIRVQYKRTSIYVTTAILITAGIFGMLRMRKTGNLAEDLPQDAKLYQDLVFFEENFNGVLPFEIMIDTKRPNGVTSLTTMKRMDALQGVMSEKSELSRSLSIVDLAKFSKQAFYGGDTNFYTLPNSQDKNFIFSYVNRSNTEASSVKMLVDSTGRYARISANIADIGTREMDSLKRNLRPQIDSLFNPDRYDVTMTGTSVVFIMGTNYLVKNLVVSLALAIFLIALFMAWMFRSARMVIVSLIPNLIPLLLTAAMMGYFNIPIKPSTILVFSIAFGISVDDTIHFLAKYRQELKVRQWDIKESVLQALRETGVSMTYTSIVLFFGFSIFMASQFGGTKALGMLVSLTLLIAMLANLLLLPSLLLTLQKRITTRTFQEPLIDILDEEEDIDLDELVVRKEEESENNTTS
- the rfbA gene encoding glucose-1-phosphate thymidylyltransferase RfbA; amino-acid sequence: MKGIVLAGGAGTRLHPLTLAVSKQLMPIFDKPMIYYPLSTLMMAGIKDILIISTPQDLPRFEHLLGDGSRIGCNFSYQVQEVPNGLAQAFVLGEEFIGDDSAALVLGDNIFYGARMGKLLVEHHDPDGGVVFAYHVSDPERYGVVEFDDQQNVISIEEKPVQPKSNFAVPGLYFYDNDVVEIAKNLEPSARGEYEITDINKIYLERGKLQVGILDRGTAWLDTGTFPSLMQAGQFVQVIEERQGLKVGCIEEIAWRNGFIDDAQLKEIAQPLMKSGYGQYLIQLLNRDF
- a CDS encoding polyprenyl synthetase family protein, with the protein product MHERVVALQSYFAENLQKNAVTGDPRELYEPMSYILSLGGKRLRPVMVLLGSELFEGSADEALPAALAVEWFHNFSLLHDDIMDEAPLRRGQATVHEKWNANIAILSGDAMLVKCYDFLLGLRPDVQASVMALFNRTAIEVCEGQQLDMNFESRTDVTVDEYLHMIEYKTSVLLAAALEMGALIAGASAEDAEHLYQFGRNIGIAFQLQDDFLDVYGDQAKVGKQVAGDILCDKKTYLWLTAEAQASEEQRALLHSYIGVNDRDEEKISAVRGLYDTLEIPAQVRAKMDEFYELGMKHLEEVRVPSSRKAPLIGLAESLMQREH
- a CDS encoding 2-oxoglutarate dehydrogenase E1 component; this encodes MDRYSFLGAAHTQFIDHLYEQYLESPDSVEPSWRAFFQGYDFAQESYNGSAGDYAADQVTSGVAAQHVEREFRVLKLIEGYRTRGHLFTKTNPVRERRKYVPTLELKNFDLSDSDLDSVFQAGSEIGLGATTLKDIVNHLEQVYCQSIGVEYMYIRDPEERRWIQNWLQKDYNTPKFSKKQKMEILTKLTEAVAFEGFLHRKFVGQKRFSLEGAEALIPALDAAIERGAHLGVEEFVVGMAHRGRLNVLANVFGKTYTQIFSEFESKDFEDELFDGDVKYHLGYTSNHQTEMGKEVLLNLSPNPSHLEAVDPVVEGMARAKINNDWNEDTQKVAPILIHGDAAIAGQGVVYEVIQMAKLDGYKTGGSVHIVANNQVGFTTNYIDGRSSTYCTDVAKVTLSPVLHVNGDDVEAVVHAMIFAMDYRQQFHKDVFIDLLGYRKYGHNEGDEPRFTQPNLYKIIAKHPNPRKIYTDKLIAEGTLDQATLKQIDEEFKKQLEGDFDESKKIEKNKITPFMEQVWEPYTFANNVEQMFADVDTTYDLDKLRELGRAISQVPEGKNLYKKMVKVLGDRRKMIEETNNLDWGMAELLAYSTLLTEGHNVRISGQDVERGTFSHRHAIMKVEESEEEVCLLNELGVDQGRFAIYNSLLSEYAVMGFDYGYSLAAPETLVIWEAQFGDFSNGAQIMIDQFISAAEDKWKNRSGMVLFLPHGYEGQGAEHSSARLERYLQLCADLNMIVAYPTTPANHFHLLRRQMRRNFRKPLVVMTPKSLLRHPRATSHLEELSEGHFRSVIDDATADPSKVRKVVFCTGKVYYELLAEKEERKADDVALVRIEQLYPLPKDEIKALLIKYQKADKHIWTQEEPANMGAWGFLLQHFPEEVRLQRVSLKASAAPATGSSKRAMERQRAIVQETFEI